The bacterium DNA segment GGGCATCGGTCAGCGCGCGCGCCAGGAAGTCGCCGCTCGTCCCGCTGCGGTGGGCCCGGAGCGGCGCCGCCAGGAGTCGGCGGGCGATGTCCTGGTCGAGGTCGCGGCGGACGCTCGCGACGACCCAGTGGGCCGAGTACGAGCGGAAGAAGACGGCGAAGGGCTGGATCACGTAGGTGACCGCGTAGACGAGGGCGAGGGAGAGGGCGAGGGAGCCGACCTCACCGGCCTCGGAGCGTCCGCTCGAGAAGGGGACGACGACCTCGTCGAGGGCCGGCTGGATCAGCCAGGCGCGGCCGTAGCGCACGCCCGCCACGATCAGGCCGAGGACGAAGAGGGCGGTGATCACGAGTCGGTAGCCCCGCGCGCGCCGGAGCAGGCGCCAGAGCAGGGCGCGCGCGGACGTTGGTTTCGCCTCCGTCTGCGCGGGGCCGGCGTTCGTCGGTTCGGCCGACGCGGTCATCGGGCCCGCTTCACCCGAGCTCGGCCGCGATCGCGTCGCCGCCCCGCCAGCCCAGGAGGAGGTCGCCCTCGAGACCGAGTCCGCCCGCGGCCGCCCGGTCGAGGCCGTAGACCGTCGGGCGCGTCGACCGACGGAGATCGATGTCGGAAGGCCACCCCTGGTCCGGGGCGGCCGTCTCGAGCCAGCCGTCGTCGCTGTCCCAGGTCGGTCGGTCGTAGTCGACCCAATCGAGATCGTCGCCACAGAAGGGCATCAGCGCGAGGAGTCGTTCCGCCACGTCGGCTCGAAGCGTCGCGAGGCGCTCGTGGAGGGTGTCCGGGGTCGCGTCCGGGAGGACGGCTCGCGCGACGAGGTCGACCCGCGACGGGTGGGTCTGGCAGGGAAACGCGGTGACCGCCGCCGTGGGCGAACGGGTCCCGTCCGGGCCTTCGGTCCCGGGCAGGATCACGCGGGCGCCCATGCCCTCGGGCAGGATCCGGGTCGGCACGCGGAAGAGGAACGCCCCGCGGTAGGCGCGTGGGCCGGGGCGGTCGAGCACGCTCGGTGCGGGCCGGAGCGGATCGTCGCCGTAGGTGTCGCGCACGGCCGTCGACGCGGCCCCGAGGACGAGGCAGCGACCCAGCCAGATCTCGCCCGTCCGGGCGATCCGGATTCCGGGCTGGCCGGCGACCTGGACGAGCTCGAAGTCCCCGGACACGATCCGCATGTCACCGTAGAGCGCGGTCACGCGTTTGCGGAAGAGGTCGACGAGCCACGGCGGGTCGTCGGCGAAGCCCGCGCCGCCGGCGAGACCGAGTCCGAGGAGCCGCGCCTGGGCCTCGGGCGCGATCCCGTCACCCGCGGTATTCGAGAGGGCGCGGACCTGCGCCGCGATCACCTGGGCGAGGGCCCCCTCCGCGGCGGAGACCTCGCCGGGCAGTCCTCGTCGAGCCGCACCGGCTTCGGCCGCCTGGGGTACGCCGCCGGGCGGGATCGTGATGGCGCCACTCGCGCGCCGGCCGATCCGGACGAAGTGTGCTTCGTAGAGGAGGGTCCGCTCCGCCTCGGCGGCTTCGACGAGTCGCCGGATCAGCTGCTGGGCCTCGTCGGGCTTGGCGAGTCCCCACGCGACGAGCTCGTCGGCGGTCGCGAGGGGCTGGCCGATGTCGACCCGGATCGGGTCGGCGAGCACCTGATAGGCCAGGCGTTCGTTCGCGATCCGTCGGCGGTCGATCAGCGGGACGGTCAGCGCACGGAGCGTCGCGTCGAGGAGCCCCTGGTCGCGCAGCCCGCCCAGGAAGAAGGGCTCCTTCAGCGCCGCGGGCAGCGTCGCGCGGGCTTCCTCTTCGACGACGAGCACCCGCTGCCCCGCCGCGCTGATCCGGGCCGCCGCCACGAGCGCGGACAGGCCGCTGCCGAGGACGAGCGCATCCCATCGGCGCGCTCGCGGTGCCTCGCTCGGATCGAGTGTCGGAATCTCGACCATCTCTCTCTCGCTGGGGCGCCGGGTGCCGCCGGGGCGCCCGGGGTTTGGGTCTCAGGGGCTCTGGGGGTTCGGGGGGATCGGGGAGTTCGGCGGTGTCGGCTCGTCGACGAGTCGTACCCGCGGGCGACTACGACGGGTCGATGCCCGGTTCGATGCCCAGGAAGCCGGGGTCGAAGAGGATCGGCGGCTCGTCGTCGGCCTTCCGTTCGATCGTGCCGATCCGATGGCCGCGCTCGCCGAGCCCGCGCAGACGGTCGAGTACGTCCTCGGCCTGCTCCGCAGGGACCGCGACGATCATCCCGATTCCGCAGTTGAAGACGCGCAGCAGCTCGGTCTCCGGGAGCGCTCCCTCCCGGGCGATCCAGTCGTAGACCTCGGGACGGGGCCAGGCCTTCGTGTCGATCCGGGCGCGCACGCCGGCGGGCAGCACCCGCGGAATGTTGCCCTCGAAGCCGCCGCCGGTGACGTGGACCATGCCGTGAACGTCGAAGTCACGAATCAGGTTGAGCAGCGGCTTCACGTAGATCTTCGTGGGCGCGAGCAGCGCGCTCGCGAGACTCGTCCGCATCCCTTCGGGCTCCGAAAAGAGGTCGAACTTGCCCGCCTCGAGTCCCGCGTCGAGGACCGCGCGGACGAGGGAGTATCCGTTGCTGTGGAAGCCGCTCGAGGCCAGGCCGATCAGGACGTCCCCGTCGGAGATCGTCGAGCCGTCGATCACCGCTTCGCGCTCGACGACGCCCACCGAGAAGCCCACGATCTCGAGCTCGCCCTTCGGATAGACCCCGGGCATGGTCGCCGTCTCTCCGCCGAGGAGCGCGCAGCCTGCGCGCTTGCACCCTTCCACGACGCCGCGGAGGGCATCGGAAGCCGTGGTCTTCTCGAGGTCCCCCATCGCAATATAGTCGAGGAAGATGAGGGGCTCGGCCCCCTGCACGACCAGGTCGTTCACGACCATGGCGACGCAGTCGATCCCGATCGTGTCGTAGCGACCGATCTGCGCGGCGAGCTTCAGCTTCGTTCCGACGCCGTCCGTCGCCGCGACGAAGATCGGGCTCTGGTACCGCTCGGGGGCCTTGAACATCCCGGCGAAGCCGCCGATCGAGCTCAGCACCTCGGGTCGGAACGTGCCCTTGGCGATCGCCTTGACGTCGTCGATGAACGCCTCGTCGTGGTCGAGATCGACGCCGGCAGCCGCATAGGCGGGTGCAGAAGTCTCGCTGAACGTCTGTCCGCGGGTGTTGCCCGAGGGCGTCTTCGGGTCGTCGGGGGTACGGCTCACGGCGCAGTGATAGAGCAAAGCCCCCCGGCCCGTCAAACGTGGTCCCCGGGGTCACGAAGGGGCGTGCCCTCGAGGGCTCGGTACGGCGCTGGAACGCGCTGTTCCGGGTGTGCCGGAGACGGGTCGCTGCTTCCGGGCTAGGCTGACCCGGTGTCGATTTCGGTGGTGATCCCGACCCTCGATGAAGCCACGCAGATCGTCGGGGCGGTGGAGAGTGCCCTCGACCGACGTTCTGCCGCGGACGGAGCGGACGGCGTGATCGGAGTCGACGTGCTCGTGGTCGACGGGGGCAGTCGCGATGCGACCTGTCAGCTCGCCCGCGAGGCCGGAGCTCGGGTCCTCGAGCTCGCGGAAGCGTGCCCGGATGCGAAGGGCGCTCGTCCGCCGGGGAGGGGACGCGCCCACCAGCTCCGGCTGGGGAGTGAAAGAACAGAAGGAGAGACGCTGCTCTTCCTGCATGCGGACACCCGGCTTCCGACGGGCTGGCCGCGGGCGGTGGCGGCGGCGATGGCCGAGCCGGGCTGCGCGGGAGGAGCGTTCACGTTCCGCTTCGCGGAGCGCGGCGGCTGGGAACGCTGGATCGAGTGGTGGGTCGGCCGCCGCGTGTCGGTCTTCGGCCTTCCTTATGGTGATCAGGCGCTCTTCGTGCGCCGGAGCGTGTTGGAGCAGATGGGCGGAATCGCGATCGTGCCGATCATGGAGGACCTGGACCTCGTGCGTGGAATCAAGCGCGCGGGGCGGCTCGCCGTGCTCGCCGAGCCCGCGACGACGTCCTCCCGGCGCTATCGGAGCCGCGGCCCGCTCAGGACGGTCTTCTGGCACGCGGTCGCGCTCGGCGGCTTCTTCCTCGGTGTGGACCGCGCGAAGCTCGCAGCGAGGATGGGGCGATGAGCGCGCTGGGCACGACGATCGCACCGCCCGCCGAAGGCGAATCCCCGGTCCGCCACGCGCTCCGGCGGCTCTCCTTCTACCTGCGGCGAAACTGGCGCTACTACCTGGGCTGGTTCGTCGCCGTGGTCGCCTACGTCGCGATCTTCGTCTCGATTCCGCGCCTCGTCGGCGTCGCGATCGACGGCCTGATCGACCCCGAAGTTCCGGCCGAGGTCGTGATCGAGCAGTGCTACGTCCTCCTCGGTCTGGCCCTCGTCGGTGGCCTGCTGCGCTTCTTCACCCGGCAGCTCGTCTTCGATGCCGCGCGCGAGGTCGAGTACGAGATTCGCAACGATCTCTTCGACCACCTCCAGAAACAGCCGCAGTCCTTCTACTTCCGATGGCGGACCGGCGACCTCATGAGCCGCTGCGTCAACGACCTCAACTCGGTCCGTCTGCTGCTGGGGCCGGGGCTCCTGTCGGTGGCCCAGAGCCCGATCCTCTTCTTCGGCGCGTTCGTCGCGATGTCGACCTACAGCACGACGCTCGCGACGGTCATGATCCTGCCCTATCCGCTCTTCATCGTCGTGTCCCGGGTGATCGGGTCGCGCCTCTTCCACCGAAGCCTCGCCGCCCAGGAATCCCTCGCTTCGATGTCGAATCTGGTCCAGGAGAACATCGCCGGGATCGGCGTCGTGAAGGCCTACGCGATGGAAGAGGATCAGGCGGCGCGCTTCGAAGAGGCGAACCACCACCTCCGTGCCCGGCAGCTCGCCCTCGTGCGGGCGAGCTCGGCGATGCCGGCGGTGACGGGGCTCCTGCCTGCGGCCGGTCTCGGCATGGTCCTCTATCTCGGGCTCGACATGATCGCCGCGGGGACGCTCAAGCCGGGTGCGCTCTTCGCATTCACGATCTACGCGCGGGTGCTGACCTTTCCGACGATGATGCTCGGCTACTCGGTGAGTCTGCTCCAGCGCGGTTCGTCGGCGATGCAGCGGATCGACGAGATCCTCTCGATCGAGCCCGCGATCGCGGACCATTCCGATGCCGTCGACCCCGGTGAGCTCGCCGGCGAGGTCGAGCTGCGAGGCCTGTCCTTCGGCTACGGCGAGGACGCGCGGGAGAACGCGCTCGAGAACGTGTCGCTCAAGGTGCCCGCCGGGAGCTCCCTCGGCGTCGTCGGCCCGGTCGGCTCCGGCAAGTCGACCCTGGCCGCGATGATCCCGCGGATCTACGAAGTGGACGACGGCCAGGTCTTCATCGACGGGATCGACGTCAACCAGATCTCGCTGTCTCGTCTTCGCAGCTCGATCGCGATGGTCCCGCAGGACTCGTTCCTCTTCTCCCTCCCGATCCACGCGAACATCGCCTACGGGCTCTCGGCGGACTACCGCCGCGAGGACGTCGAGCGCGCGGCCGCCCGGGCCCAGCTCGCGGACGACATCGAGGACCTGCCCCAGGGCTACGACACCCTGGTCGGCGAGCGGGGCGTCATGCTCTCCGGCGGCCAGCGCCAGCGAACGGCCCTGGCTCGCGCGCTCGCCCTCGATCCGCGCATCCTGATCCTCGACGACACGCTGTCGGCGGTCGACGCCGAGACCGAGCGTCGGATCCAGGGGGAGCTGGGCCGCGTCTTCGCCGGGCGAACGGTGGTCGTCGTCGCGAGTCGCGTCAACTCGGTCCGCGAGCTCGACCAGATCGTCGTCCTCGACGGTGGGCGGATCGTCGAGCGCGGCAACCACGCGGAGCTCCTCGCGAAGGGCGGTCTCTACGCGCGTCTCGCGGAGGAGCAGGCCGAAGAGGAACGGCGCCAGGCGGCGGGAGGGGCGGGGGCATGAGCGCAGCCGATCCCCAGAGCGAAGCGTTCTCCGAGGACGAGCTCGGCAAGGCCTACGACACGCGGATCCTCATGCGCCTGTGGCCCTACGTGCGCCCCTATTGGCGGCAGGTGGCCGGCACGCTCCTGCTCTTCGTGCCGCTCTTCGCCCTCGAGCTGGCACCGGCCTGGATCGTGAAGTCCGGCATCGACCACGTGGTCGAGGTCTACGATCTGATGCCCCTCGAAGGCGACCGGAGCGAGGCGCCGGGCAACGTGATGTCGAGCTTCGGCGACTCGGTGGACGGCGTCGTGGGCAGCGTCCTCGAAGCGCCCGAGGGCTGGTCGGTCGCGGGATGGCTCGCCTTCGTCTATGTGCTCACGACCCTGATCCTCGGCGCCCTTCAATACGTCTATCAGGTCTTGATGGCGTCGACGGGGCAGTACGCGATGGCGGAGCTGCGCCAGCACGTCTTCGAGCACATCCAGAAGCTCCAGATGAGCTACTTCGACGTGATTCCGGTCGGCCGGCTCGTCACTCGCGCGACCAACGACGTCGAGAACGTGGCGGAGATGTTCGCCCAGGGCCTCGTCGCGTTGATCACCGACGTGATCAAGATGTTCGGCTATGCGGCCGTGCTCTTCCTGCTCCAGCCGAAGCTCGCGCTCTGGTCCTTCGCGATCGTACCGGTGCTCGCCATCGCCGCCTTCTTCTTCCGGCTGAAGGTCCGCGAGGCCTTCCGTGAGGTCCGCGTCCGGATCGCTCGGATCAACACCTACATCCAGGAGAGCGTGACCGGGATGAAGGTCGTCCAGCTCTTCAGCCGGGAAACGCGGAACCTCGAAGAGTTCGACGCGATGAACGCGGACCACCGCAACGCGTGGAACAAGTCGATCCGCTACGACTCGCTCCTCTTCGCCACGGTCGAGGTCGCGGGCAACGTGACGATCGCGGTCATCATCTGGGCCGGAACCGGGATCGCCGAGATCGGCATCATGTACGTCTTCATCGACTACATGCAGCGCTTCTTCATGCCGCTCCGGGACCTCTCCGCCAAGTACTCGGTCATGCAGTCGGCGATGGCCGGGGCGGAGCGCATCTTCCAGGTCCTGGATACCGAGCCGCAGGTGGCCGACCTCGTGGAGCGCGCGCCCGAAGGCGATCCGGCGAAGCGCGGCCTCGTCGAGTTCGACCACGTGTGGTTCAG contains these protein-coding regions:
- a CDS encoding FAD-binding protein, with amino-acid sequence MVEIPTLDPSEAPRARRWDALVLGSGLSALVAAARISAAGQRVLVVEEEARATLPAALKEPFFLGGLRDQGLLDATLRALTVPLIDRRRIANERLAYQVLADPIRVDIGQPLATADELVAWGLAKPDEAQQLIRRLVEAAEAERTLLYEAHFVRIGRRASGAITIPPGGVPQAAEAGAARRGLPGEVSAAEGALAQVIAAQVRALSNTAGDGIAPEAQARLLGLGLAGGAGFADDPPWLVDLFRKRVTALYGDMRIVSGDFELVQVAGQPGIRIARTGEIWLGRCLVLGAASTAVRDTYGDDPLRPAPSVLDRPGPRAYRGAFLFRVPTRILPEGMGARVILPGTEGPDGTRSPTAAVTAFPCQTHPSRVDLVARAVLPDATPDTLHERLATLRADVAERLLALMPFCGDDLDWVDYDRPTWDSDDGWLETAAPDQGWPSDIDLRRSTRPTVYGLDRAAAGGLGLEGDLLLGWRGGDAIAAELG
- the purM gene encoding phosphoribosylformylglycinamidine cyclo-ligase; amino-acid sequence: MSRTPDDPKTPSGNTRGQTFSETSAPAYAAAGVDLDHDEAFIDDVKAIAKGTFRPEVLSSIGGFAGMFKAPERYQSPIFVAATDGVGTKLKLAAQIGRYDTIGIDCVAMVVNDLVVQGAEPLIFLDYIAMGDLEKTTASDALRGVVEGCKRAGCALLGGETATMPGVYPKGELEIVGFSVGVVEREAVIDGSTISDGDVLIGLASSGFHSNGYSLVRAVLDAGLEAGKFDLFSEPEGMRTSLASALLAPTKIYVKPLLNLIRDFDVHGMVHVTGGGFEGNIPRVLPAGVRARIDTKAWPRPEVYDWIAREGALPETELLRVFNCGIGMIVAVPAEQAEDVLDRLRGLGERGHRIGTIERKADDEPPILFDPGFLGIEPGIDPS
- a CDS encoding TIGR04283 family arsenosugar biosynthesis glycosyltransferase, whose translation is MSISVVIPTLDEATQIVGAVESALDRRSAADGADGVIGVDVLVVDGGSRDATCQLAREAGARVLELAEACPDAKGARPPGRGRAHQLRLGSERTEGETLLFLHADTRLPTGWPRAVAAAMAEPGCAGGAFTFRFAERGGWERWIEWWVGRRVSVFGLPYGDQALFVRRSVLEQMGGIAIVPIMEDLDLVRGIKRAGRLAVLAEPATTSSRRYRSRGPLRTVFWHAVALGGFFLGVDRAKLAARMGR
- a CDS encoding ABC transporter ATP-binding protein/permease; amino-acid sequence: MSALGTTIAPPAEGESPVRHALRRLSFYLRRNWRYYLGWFVAVVAYVAIFVSIPRLVGVAIDGLIDPEVPAEVVIEQCYVLLGLALVGGLLRFFTRQLVFDAAREVEYEIRNDLFDHLQKQPQSFYFRWRTGDLMSRCVNDLNSVRLLLGPGLLSVAQSPILFFGAFVAMSTYSTTLATVMILPYPLFIVVSRVIGSRLFHRSLAAQESLASMSNLVQENIAGIGVVKAYAMEEDQAARFEEANHHLRARQLALVRASSAMPAVTGLLPAAGLGMVLYLGLDMIAAGTLKPGALFAFTIYARVLTFPTMMLGYSVSLLQRGSSAMQRIDEILSIEPAIADHSDAVDPGELAGEVELRGLSFGYGEDARENALENVSLKVPAGSSLGVVGPVGSGKSTLAAMIPRIYEVDDGQVFIDGIDVNQISLSRLRSSIAMVPQDSFLFSLPIHANIAYGLSADYRREDVERAAARAQLADDIEDLPQGYDTLVGERGVMLSGGQRQRTALARALALDPRILILDDTLSAVDAETERRIQGELGRVFAGRTVVVVASRVNSVRELDQIVVLDGGRIVERGNHAELLAKGGLYARLAEEQAEEERRQAAGGAGA
- a CDS encoding ABC transporter ATP-binding protein/permease, with translation MSAADPQSEAFSEDELGKAYDTRILMRLWPYVRPYWRQVAGTLLLFVPLFALELAPAWIVKSGIDHVVEVYDLMPLEGDRSEAPGNVMSSFGDSVDGVVGSVLEAPEGWSVAGWLAFVYVLTTLILGALQYVYQVLMASTGQYAMAELRQHVFEHIQKLQMSYFDVIPVGRLVTRATNDVENVAEMFAQGLVALITDVIKMFGYAAVLFLLQPKLALWSFAIVPVLAIAAFFFRLKVREAFREVRVRIARINTYIQESVTGMKVVQLFSRETRNLEEFDAMNADHRNAWNKSIRYDSLLFATVEVAGNVTIAVIIWAGTGIAEIGIMYVFIDYMQRFFMPLRDLSAKYSVMQSAMAGAERIFQVLDTEPQVADLVERAPEGDPAKRGLVEFDHVWFSYQDTAGVPDDEVDWILQDVSFTVDVGQKVAFVGATGAGKTTIIKLLTRLYDVDRGTIRVDGIDVRELPQQDLRRRVATVLQDVFLFSGSVARNIALGRGDLDQTTVLRAARAVEADPFIQRLPEGYETEVFERGANFSTGQRQILSFARALAHDAHVLVLDEATSAIDTETEAAIQRGIHVLMEGKTAIAIAHRLSTIRDVDTIHVLKDGRLVESGSHDVLLAQRGHYARLHQLQSENQGGAEGAAEASVQPA